The following DNA comes from Amycolatopsis solani.
CTCTGCGAGGCGGCGGAACGGTTCTCGGGCAACTACCAGGGCGACGAGCTGCGCATCCGCGGCTCCTACGAGGAGCTGGGCGAGCAAGCCGTCCACCCCAACGACTGCATGCTGTTCGCCGGACGGCAGTACGCCGACCGCGCCGCCTGGAACCGCGCGCACGCGGACTTCCAGCACGTCCCCGAGCCGTTCGACCCGGCGGCCCGCACCGACTGGACGCCGGTGTGGTCGACGTCCGGCCGCCGTCGGCTCCTGCCGACGTCCTACCTGTACTACGGGACGCCGCGGGAGAGCGCGACGGCCGGGGTGCGCGCCGACTCGAACGGCGCGGCGGCGGGCAGCAGCCTGGAGGACGCGATCCTGCAGGGCGCGCTCGAGCTCGTCGAACGCGACGCCGTGGCGCTGTGGTGGTACAACCGCACCCCCGTGCCGGGCGTCGACCTCGCGTCCTTCTCCGACGCGTGGCTGGAGGAGATGGCGGGCAACTACGCGGCGATCGGCCGGGAGATGTGGGTCCTCGACGTGACCGCCGACCTGGGGATCCCGGTGACCGTCGCGCTTTCGCGGCGGACCGACGGCCCGCACGAAGACATCATGATGGGCTTCGGCGCGCACCTCGACCCGCGGATCGCGGTGCGCCGCGCGGTGACCGAGCTCAACCAGATGCTGCCGGTGGTGCACCAGTCGGGGCACGGGCTCGACGACCCGGACGCGCGGCGCTGGCTCGCCTACGCGACCGTCGCGAACCAGCCGTACCTGCGGCCGGCCGCAGGGGAGCGGATGCGGACCGCCGCGGACTTCCCGTTCGTCAACCGGCCCGACGTCCGCGACGACGTCGAAGCGCTGGGCCGGGTGTTCGACCGCGCCGGCCTGGAACTGCTGGTGCTCGACCAGACCCGCCCCGACGTCGGCATCCCCGTGGTCAAGGTGCTCGTCCCCGGCCTGCGCCCGTTCTGGGCCCGGTTCGCGCCCGGCCGGCTCTTCGACGTCCCGGTCGCGCTGGGCAGGCTGGCGGCGCCGACCCCCTACGAGCGGCTCAACCCGTTCCCGATGTTCCTGTGAGCGCCCCCGTGCGGGAGCTCGTTGTTCGTTGTCCGCTTGAGGAGTTTGGCCTTGCCTGCAGACCGCCCGGAGGGGATCCCGGACACCGTCCGGCTCTGGTCCCTCACCGAAGACACCCTGCTGGAGGCGGGGGACGACGACACGATCGTCGCGATCACCTGGTGGGGTGAGTACGAACTGGCGGGCATTCCCGGCCCGGTCCGCGAGTCACTGGGCCGGATGGTGCTCGGCCCGGTCTCGATGGGCAACCTCGCCTCGTCGGCGGCCGGTGGCGCCGAAGCCTGGGCGGGCGCGCTGCGCAAGGCCCTCAACCGGCTGTCGGGCTCGGTCGTGCACTCGCTGGCGCTCAACGACGGCCGCGGGCCGCTGCTGTCGGCGATCCCGGTGACGCAGTTCCCGGTCTTCTCGACCGATCCGGTGCCGCCCGGCAGGCTCATCAAGCTTTCGCGGTTCTCGGCGATGCGGCCGGACAGCGGCGGGCTGCTGCTCGAGTCGCCCCGCGCCCGCTACCGGGTCGCGCTGCTGCGCCCGCCGGCCGTGACGGTGGCGTCGTCGCTGGCCCGGCCGGTCACCGTCGCCCAGGTCGCCGAGACCACCGGGCTGGCCGAAGCGGTGGTGGCCGACATCGCGGCGTTCCTGGTGGCGGCCGGCGTGGTGCTGGCGGCCGACGACTGGGCGGAGTTCGCCGAAGACGGCGACGACGACCTCGCCCCCTGGTCACCCGACGACCTGATGTTCCACGCGCGCAGCCGGACGTGGCAGAAGGGCGGGCCGTCGGAACCGGGGCCACGCCGGACCGGCGCCGAGCCGCCGGTGGTCAAGCAGATCAGCGCGGGCCCGACCTTCCCGTTGCACCGCCCGGACCCGGCGGTGCTCAAGGCGACCGACCCGACGCTGAGCACGTTGCTCGAAGAAGACCACGTGTGCCCCGAGGTCACCGAACGCGCGTTGTCGGCCGAGCAGATCGGGGAGTTCCTCTTCCGCGCCGCGCGGGTCCGGTCGATCGGGCCGACCTACCTGCCCGGCGGGCCCGGCCACGAGGCGTCCCAGCGGCCGTACTTCAGCGTCGCCTGCCTGTACGAGCTCGAAATCTACGTCGCCGTCAACCGGTGCGCGGGGCTCGGCCGCGGGATCTACCACTACGACCCGCTGTGGCACACGCTGACGCTCATCAACGACGACGCGGTGGCCCTGGACGGCATGCTGGACCTGGCCATGATCGGCGCCGGCAGCCACCGCCGGCCGTCGGTGCTGCTGACGATGACCGCGCGGATGTCGCGGATCGCGTGGGTGCTCGGCAGCGCCGCGTACGCGACGACGCTGCTGCACGTCGGCGCGCTCCAGCAGGTCCTGTACCTCACGGCGAAGGCGATGGGGCTCGCCGCGCACGCCGTGCCGGTCGACGCCGGCGACCGCGTCGACCGGTCGCTGAAGCTGGAGTGGCCCGCCGAAGTGAGCGTCGGCGAGTGCGTCCTCGACTTCCCCGGGGTCGGTTGACCCCTGAATCCGGGGGTTCGCCCTGTTACCTTGGTGACACTGGGGTGCGGGGTGACGCGGGAGGGGCCGTGGTTTATCCGGTGCGGGTGCGCGGGCTGCGCTTTCGGAGGCGGGCCGCGCCGCTCGCGGACGAGCGGCGGGACTCCCGCGCGCTCGTGCTCGGCGCGCAGGCCGCGGCCGCCGCCGGCGTGGCGTTGCTCGCTGTCCTGCCCGTGCTCACCGGTGCCGAAGCGTGGTTCCTGCGGCCGGTCGCGCTGGCGTGTGCGGCGGGGCTGGTGGCCGGGCACCTGCGCTGGTTCGCCCGCGGCCGCGCCCGGCGCCCGTGGCTGGCCCTGACCGTGCAGGCCACGCTGGGGTTCGGGCCGTTGCTGTGGCTGGGCGAGCCGTGGAGCACCGCGAGCGGGTTCTTCGCCGGCGGCCTGCTGCTGGTGTCCCCGCCGGCCAGAGCGGTTCCCTGGGCGCTGCTCGCGTGCGTCGTCGCGGGGATCGTTTCGGCGGTGCCAGGCTGGCCTGCAGGCCTGTTCGACGCGGGAGTCGGGGGTGCGGTGTCGGCCGGCGTGGCGGCGCTGTCGCTGTTCGGGCTCGGGACGGCCGCGCGGGTGGTCGCCGGCCGGGCGCGGGAGGTCTGCGAGCTGAAGCGCCGGACCATCGCCGAGGAACGCATGCGCTTCTCCCGAGACCTCCACGACCTGCTGGGATTGAGCCTTTCGGCCATCACCCTCAAGGGTGAACTCGTGGATCGCCTCGTGCCCGGGAAGCCGGAGCTGGCCAAGGCGGAACTGGCCGAACTGCTCGTGATGTCCCGGCGCGCGCTGGCCGACGTCCGCACGATCGCGGCGGGCTACCGCGAGCTGTCGCTGGACGACGAGTGCCGCGCGGCGGCGGACGTCCTGAGCGCGGCGGGCACCCGCGTGACGGTCGCCCGGTCCGGCATCGGCGAGCTGCCCCCGCCGGTGGCCACGACGCTGGGGACGGTGCTGCGCGAAGGGGTGACGAACGTGGTGCGCCACAGCACCGCGAGCTGGTGCGCGTTCTCGGTGAGCACCGAGGACGGCACGGCCTGGCTGGAGATCGTCAACGACGGCGCGAACGGCGCGGGCAGCGGCGAGGGCTCGGGCGCGGGCCTGCGCAACCTGGGCGACCGCGTCGAGGCGATGAACGGCACGCTGACCACGGAGGTGGGCCCGGACGGCACCCACCGCCTGCTGGTGGCCATCCCGGTCGGCTCGCTACGGCAGGAACGCCCCCGCGCAAGCTAACGCCCGCTCCGCCGCTTCGCTCGCTTCGCCGCCTCCGCTCCGCCCCAAGCGCCCCAATGTGGCCTTGGTTGCGTCAGACGCACCCAAGGCGGCCTTCGGTGCGTCAGACGCACCGAAGGCCACATTGGGGCGCTCGGGGAGAGCGGGCGAGCGGGCGGGCGAAAGCGCTTTCCGGGACCGGGGTGGTCAGAGCCACTCGGCTTCGGTGGCGATGCGGATGGCGTGGACCCGGTTGCGGGCGTTCAGCTTCGTCACCACGGCGGCCAGGTAGTTGCGGACCGTTCCGGCGGACAGGAACAGCTCGGACGCGATGTCGGCGACCGTGCGCCCGCGTGCCGCCAGCGAGAGGATCTCGATCTCGCGCGGGGTCAGCGGGCAGTCGTCGGTTTCCCAGGCGGCGAGCGCCAGTTCGCTGTCGATGACCCGGCGTCCGATCGCGACCGACCGGACCGCGTTCGCCAGCTTGTCCGACGGCGAGTCCTTGAGCAGGAAGCCGTTCACCTTGGCGTCCAGCGCCCGGCGCACCGTGCCCGGCCGGCCGAGGCTGGTCAGGATCAGCGTGTGGACGTCCGGCAGGCTCTCGTGGATTTCGATCGCGGCGGACAGGCCGTCCTTGCCCGGCAGGTCGATGTCGATGATCGCGACGTCGGGCTGGGCCGACTTCGCGGCGGGCAGGATCTGATCCCCCGTGGACACCTCGGCGACGACCTCGATGTCGGATTCGAGGTTCAGCAAGGCGACGAGCGCGCCGCGGACCATGTGCATGTCCTCGGCCAGCAACACCTTGATCACGACGGTACCTCGCACCCCAGTCCGACGACTCCGAACGGTAATTGTACGCCATTGCCCGGCATCGCCGGAGTTTCCCGGAAGTGAAACCCCGATCGCGCACCGCGGGAGAATGCCCCTCAATTCCTGCGCACTTACCCGAGATAGGCACGTGCCCGCAATCCCGCGGCCGATGACGGCAGCTTGGGCCGAACGGCCGCGGGTGCTCCCCAGTCGATCACGCCGCCCCCGGACCCGGCGGGGCGGCGACTCCCCAGTTCGTCCTTCAGCTCGCCAGCGACCGCGAAACGGCGGCCTGGCGCAGGTCGGGCAGGGCCAGCAGGACCGGCGGGTCGAAGCCGTGGCGCGGGCGCAGCCGCACGTCGGCCAGGCTCGCCGTGACGCCGCGCTGGATGTGCACCGGCCCGGTGAGGCCGGTGAACGGCCGCAACGCCTGGTTGCCGTCCAGCGCGCAGGTCCCGAACGCGTGCGTCAGCACGTACCATGACCCGAGCGGCACGTCTGCCAGCGCGTATGGCCCGGGACCGGGCACGACCACGTGCCGGGCGGGGGTGCCCTCGGCGATGCGGGCGCTGAAGAGCCCGATGAACACCGGCCCGACGTCGGCCGGCGAGGAGAGGCGCAGCTGCCCGCGCACGGTGGCGCCCGAACCCGGCTCGGCCTGCCGGTCGGCGATCCGCGGCGCCATGCCGTGCAGCTGGCGGTAACCGGACGGCGAGACGCCGACGCTGCCGCTGAACCGCGCGCTGAAGGTGCCGACGCTGTTGTACCCGACCTGGTGGCTGATGTCGGCCACCGAGATGACGGTGGTCGCGAGCAGGCGTTTCGCCTCCGCCAGCCGCAGGGCCGAGAGGAACCGGCCGGGCGAGAGCCCGGTGACCCGCAGGAACACGCGGGTGAAGTGGAACTTGCTGAACATGGCCGCGCGGGCGAGGTCGTCGATCGTGAGCCGCTCGCCCAGGTTGTCTCGCATGGTCACGATGGCTCGTGCCACGGCTTGCCGGACGATCTCATCCATGGTGGGCCGTCCCTCCGGTCGAGGAGTGCCGCCCGATCGCCTTCCCGGCGAAGGCACCCGGTGCGGGAATTGATTTCGGCTAAAACTGTAGATCCGTTGGCGTCTACTTCTTAAGTGCTCTGTGCACCGGTCGACGTGGATTTCGCCGGTGGTCGACATGCGTTTTGCACATGCCCCGTTTGCGCGGCTCCGGCGGGGGTAGCCGGGGTGTGCCGGGCATGCGTCACCCGTGAAGGTGATGGCAAAGCGCAGTCGACTGACCGCGCTTGGTCACGAAATCGGCGTGATCCGCTCCTCTTTCGACTTCTTGTTAGGCCGTTCGGCCCTCTCCCCGGAACCGCACGGACCATGTGTAAGCCACAGCGCCCCGATGATGCGGGCACTGGCTGTCGTTGCGTCCGTCGGCGACGATTTATGGCACGTGAAGCAATCATCTTCGCCACTGGGAGCAAAAATGTCCGCACAGGTTTCTGCTGACGTCCGCGCGCTTTTCGCCGATATGGGAATCGAGTTCGAGAAGACCGTGACCGATCTGGCCATCGACCGCTTCGAGCAGTGGAGCAACCGCGGCGCCGACGTCCGCCCCGTCATGGGCACCATCTGCAACATGGACCTCCTCGAAGCGGCCTGAGGAGTGTTTGCCCTGTTCCTGACGGTGCCGAGCCGGTCCCGGCGGATGCCTCCCGCGTCCGGCGCGACCGGCTCGTCGCATGTGGAGGGCCCGAGTGTCCACAGTCGCCGGCGGGGGA
Coding sequences within:
- a CDS encoding response regulator transcription factor; amino-acid sequence: MIKVLLAEDMHMVRGALVALLNLESDIEVVAEVSTGDQILPAAKSAQPDVAIIDIDLPGKDGLSAAIEIHESLPDVHTLILTSLGRPGTVRRALDAKVNGFLLKDSPSDKLANAVRSVAIGRRVIDSELALAAWETDDCPLTPREIEILSLAARGRTVADIASELFLSAGTVRNYLAAVVTKLNARNRVHAIRIATEAEWL
- a CDS encoding SagB/ThcOx family dehydrogenase, whose translation is MPADRPEGIPDTVRLWSLTEDTLLEAGDDDTIVAITWWGEYELAGIPGPVRESLGRMVLGPVSMGNLASSAAGGAEAWAGALRKALNRLSGSVVHSLALNDGRGPLLSAIPVTQFPVFSTDPVPPGRLIKLSRFSAMRPDSGGLLLESPRARYRVALLRPPAVTVASSLARPVTVAQVAETTGLAEAVVADIAAFLVAAGVVLAADDWAEFAEDGDDDLAPWSPDDLMFHARSRTWQKGGPSEPGPRRTGAEPPVVKQISAGPTFPLHRPDPAVLKATDPTLSTLLEEDHVCPEVTERALSAEQIGEFLFRAARVRSIGPTYLPGGPGHEASQRPYFSVACLYELEIYVAVNRCAGLGRGIYHYDPLWHTLTLINDDAVALDGMLDLAMIGAGSHRRPSVLLTMTARMSRIAWVLGSAAYATTLLHVGALQQVLYLTAKAMGLAAHAVPVDAGDRVDRSLKLEWPAEVSVGECVLDFPGVG
- a CDS encoding sensor histidine kinase; its protein translation is MVYPVRVRGLRFRRRAAPLADERRDSRALVLGAQAAAAAGVALLAVLPVLTGAEAWFLRPVALACAAGLVAGHLRWFARGRARRPWLALTVQATLGFGPLLWLGEPWSTASGFFAGGLLLVSPPARAVPWALLACVVAGIVSAVPGWPAGLFDAGVGGAVSAGVAALSLFGLGTAARVVAGRAREVCELKRRTIAEERMRFSRDLHDLLGLSLSAITLKGELVDRLVPGKPELAKAELAELLVMSRRALADVRTIAAGYRELSLDDECRAAADVLSAAGTRVTVARSGIGELPPPVATTLGTVLREGVTNVVRHSTASWCAFSVSTEDGTAWLEIVNDGANGAGSGEGSGAGLRNLGDRVEAMNGTLTTEVGPDGTHRLLVAIPVGSLRQERPRAS
- a CDS encoding helix-turn-helix domain-containing protein, whose product is MDEIVRQAVARAIVTMRDNLGERLTIDDLARAAMFSKFHFTRVFLRVTGLSPGRFLSALRLAEAKRLLATTVISVADISHQVGYNSVGTFSARFSGSVGVSPSGYRQLHGMAPRIADRQAEPGSGATVRGQLRLSSPADVGPVFIGLFSARIAEGTPARHVVVPGPGPYALADVPLGSWYVLTHAFGTCALDGNQALRPFTGLTGPVHIQRGVTASLADVRLRPRHGFDPPVLLALPDLRQAAVSRSLAS